In Arthrobacter sp. MN05-02, one genomic interval encodes:
- a CDS encoding membrane protein, which translates to MAGLMDRIRGLASLFWREVAKFGAVGGVAFVIDNGLYWYLIHGPMSGSEVKARFVSAGIATVFAWVANRYWTFRHRRQPNAARELVMFVFINVIGMGIAAGCVWVAKYVFDITEPSPLFLVGIFGTVLATLVRFVAYRFWVFNVELDDEPEFSHDQELLHPRSTPAEPAGPGARVSEGEPVRQFPAGQ; encoded by the coding sequence GTGGCAGGACTCATGGATCGGATTCGGGGCCTCGCATCCCTCTTCTGGCGCGAAGTCGCGAAGTTCGGCGCGGTCGGTGGAGTGGCGTTCGTCATAGACAACGGGCTGTACTGGTACCTGATCCATGGACCCATGAGCGGCAGCGAGGTCAAGGCACGCTTCGTCTCCGCCGGTATCGCCACGGTGTTCGCCTGGGTCGCCAACCGTTACTGGACCTTCCGTCACCGGCGGCAGCCGAATGCGGCCCGCGAGCTCGTCATGTTCGTGTTCATCAATGTGATCGGCATGGGGATCGCGGCGGGCTGCGTCTGGGTCGCCAAGTACGTGTTCGACATCACGGAGCCGAGTCCGCTGTTCCTCGTCGGGATCTTCGGCACCGTGCTCGCCACCCTCGTCCGGTTCGTCGCCTACCGGTTCTGGGTGTTCAACGTGGAGCTCGACGACGAGCCCGAGTTCAGCCACGACCAGGAGCTCCTCCACCCGCGAAGCACTCCCGCGGAACCGGCCGGGCCGGGGGCCCGGGTCTCCGAGGGCGAACCGGTCAGGCAGTTCCCAGCCGGCCAGTGA
- a CDS encoding hypothetical protein (possible pseudo due to internal stop codon/frameshift) produces the protein MTTGAHVRGGGQAPGLTDPVRYPQVAPPAVRTKRAFVLLALTLVLPGSAQVVAGDRRLGRRALRTTFTCWALVLAGLVLALTDRTLVVGVLTHRWWSLVLIAALLGIAVAWALLFVNTLRLIRMPLLDRGARPLVAGTLALLMVLTSGSLAYGAYVLGVGRSTVGAIFQSGPAFDPVDGRYNFLLMGGDAGEDRTGRRPDSISVISVDAETGATVTFSIPRNFQNAQFSDDSPLWEVYPDGYNCGDPCIINSLYTDVTQNYADLYPDAEDPGAEAMKDAASGVLGIEVQAYLLIDMGGFERLVDAMGGIRIDAGGWVPITAAEIPGTDPIRHYPPDGWIRPGVQTLDGYHALWYARSREFVTDYDRIARQQCVQQAMIAQLDPATVLTRFQSIAAAGTQIVETDIPQDQLASFVDLGLKAKGQETRRLTIGPPDFGAPAENFVTYPEFDVIHSRVQDMFAQGDADPAAAGVLQLDRAGVVSRSPAHSPGHLPAQTTEDGITEEYLQELATIGDDLTLGELLSDNGECSPA, from the coding sequence ATGACGACCGGCGCGCACGTCCGCGGCGGCGGGCAGGCTCCCGGTCTCACCGATCCGGTGCGGTACCCGCAGGTGGCGCCGCCCGCGGTGCGCACCAAGCGGGCCTTCGTCCTGCTGGCTCTGACGCTCGTCCTGCCCGGTTCCGCGCAGGTCGTCGCGGGTGACCGCCGGCTCGGGCGCCGTGCGCTGCGGACCACCTTCACCTGCTGGGCGCTGGTCCTCGCCGGACTGGTCCTCGCCCTGACCGACCGCACCCTCGTGGTCGGCGTCCTGACCCACCGCTGGTGGTCCCTCGTCCTGATCGCGGCACTGCTGGGTATCGCGGTCGCCTGGGCGTTGCTGTTCGTCAACACCCTGCGCCTGATCCGGATGCCCCTCCTGGATCGCGGCGCCCGCCCGCTGGTCGCCGGCACCCTGGCGCTCCTCATGGTCCTCACCAGCGGGTCCCTCGCCTACGGCGCCTACGTGCTCGGCGTCGGCCGCTCCACGGTCGGGGCAATCTTCCAGTCCGGTCCGGCCTTCGACCCCGTGGACGGACGCTATAACTTCCTGCTCATGGGGGGCGACGCCGGCGAGGACCGCACCGGCCGCCGGCCCGACAGCATCTCCGTGATCAGCGTGGATGCCGAGACCGGCGCGACCGTGACGTTCAGCATCCCGCGCAACTTCCAGAACGCCCAGTTCTCCGACGACTCCCCTCTCTGGGAGGTCTACCCCGACGGCTACAACTGCGGTGATCCCTGCATCATCAACAGCCTGTACACCGACGTGACGCAGAACTACGCGGATCTGTATCCCGACGCCGAGGATCCCGGAGCCGAGGCGATGAAGGATGCCGCGAGCGGGGTCCTGGGCATAGAGGTGCAGGCCTACCTCCTCATCGACATGGGCGGGTTCGAGCGGCTCGTGGACGCCATGGGCGGCATCCGGATCGACGCCGGCGGCTGGGTGCCCATCACCGCCGCAGAGATCCCCGGGACGGACCCCATCCGCCACTACCCGCCCGACGGCTGGATCCGACCCGGCGTCCAGACGCTCGACGGATACCACGCCCTCTGGTACGCGAGGTCGCGGGAATTCGTCACCGACTACGACCGCATCGCACGGCAGCAGTGCGTGCAGCAGGCCATGATCGCCCAGCTCGATCCCGCGACCGTGCTCACCCGCTTCCAGTCGATCGCCGCGGCAGGGACGCAGATCGTGGAGACGGACATCCCCCAGGACCAGCTGGCGAGCTTCGTGGACCTCGGCCTGAAGGCGAAGGGACAGGAGACCCGGCGCCTGACCATCGGCCCGCCGGACTTCGGCGCGCCCGCCGAGAACTTCGTGACCTACCCGGAGTTCGACGTCATCCACAGCCGCGTCCAGGACATGTTCGCCCAGGGTGACGCGGACCCCGCGGCAGCGGGCGTGCTGCAGCTCGACCGCGCCGGCGTCGTCTCGCGGTCCCCCGCGCACTCCCCGGGCCACCTCCCGGCACAGACCACCGAGGACGGCATCACAGAGGAATACCTGCAGGAGCTCGCAACGATCGGCGACGACCTCACCCTCGGTGAGCTGCTGTCGGACAACGGCGAGTGCTCCCCCGCCTGA
- a CDS encoding hypothetical protein (possible pseudo due to frameshift): MVLSDLGATLTGSGLLPVGGGAPLALIEDFAPEVSQGSSGPASSSKDGLTNRLAGISRGVRVDAPSVFRAQPQGGLVPVAAATSTYTATDGDLRGLAATGCQVPASDFWILGASTTAGQSAILTLTNPTGTAATVTLELYGDDGPIEAAGTRGQLVAPGETRQIVLAALAANQERVGVRVRSDGGRISGVVQQSVLRGLTPGGVELLSPAVAAGTTQVVPGVVVQDAATARRIRGQEGYGAAAPELQVLVPGSSDAVLGITVYGRDGEVELPGGGVVTAAAGSVTAIPLDALAEGNYTVAVTSDVSVVASARVVRGTADGKPVDLAGAPAAARLGNDSAMALAEGVDTSLVLGAPSGRSEVTLTPVAADGALGEPVVIGIAGGTSVTVPSSSLGRSPVGVLVDATGDPAYGAQVMVLPGARAGISVASIPAGATAPQRIAVELGY; the protein is encoded by the coding sequence ATGGTCCTCAGCGACCTCGGCGCGACGCTCACCGGAAGCGGACTCCTGCCCGTCGGTGGCGGTGCCCCGCTGGCGCTCATCGAGGACTTCGCCCCCGAGGTGTCGCAGGGTTCGAGCGGTCCCGCCAGCAGCAGCAAGGACGGCCTGACCAACCGCCTGGCGGGTATCTCCCGCGGCGTGCGGGTCGATGCCCCCTCCGTGTTCCGCGCGCAGCCGCAGGGCGGCCTCGTACCCGTCGCCGCCGCCACCTCCACCTACACGGCGACCGACGGCGACCTCCGCGGCCTCGCCGCGACGGGCTGCCAGGTGCCCGCCAGCGACTTCTGGATCCTGGGAGCCTCGACGACCGCAGGGCAGTCCGCGATCCTCACCCTCACGAACCCGACCGGTACGGCGGCGACCGTCACCCTCGAGCTGTACGGGGATGACGGCCCGATCGAGGCGGCCGGGACGCGGGGGCAGCTGGTGGCCCCGGGCGAGACCCGCCAGATCGTCCTCGCCGCGCTCGCGGCGAACCAGGAGCGTGTCGGTGTGCGGGTCCGCAGCGACGGGGGGCGCATCTCCGGAGTCGTCCAGCAGAGCGTCCTCAGGGGCCTCACGCCCGGCGGGGTCGAACTGCTCTCACCGGCCGTCGCGGCCGGTACGACGCAGGTGGTGCCCGGCGTCGTCGTGCAGGACGCGGCGACGGCGCGCCGCATCCGCGGGCAGGAGGGCTACGGTGCCGCCGCCCCCGAGCTGCAGGTGCTCGTCCCCGGGTCGAGCGACGCCGTGCTGGGCATCACGGTCTACGGCCGGGACGGCGAGGTCGAGCTTCCCGGCGGGGGAGTCGTGACGGCCGCCGCCGGCTCGGTGACGGCGATCCCGCTGGACGCCCTGGCCGAGGGCAACTACACGGTCGCCGTGACCTCGGACGTCTCGGTGGTCGCGTCGGCACGCGTCGTCCGGGGGACCGCCGACGGGAAACCGGTGGACCTCGCTGGTGCCCCCGCCGCCGCCCGGCTGGGCAACGACTCGGCGATGGCCCTCGCGGAGGGCGTGGACACCTCCCTCGTCCTCGGTGCACCGAGCGGCAGGAGCGAGGTGACGCTGACGCCCGTCGCCGCCGATGGCGCGCTCGGCGAGCCGGTGGTGATCGGCATCGCGGGCGGGACCTCCGTCACCGTGCCGTCGTCCTCCCTCGGGCGCAGCCCCGTGGGCGTCCTCGTCGATGCGACGGGGGATCCTGCCTATGGAGCGCAGGTCATGGTCCTGCCGGGAGCACGCGCCGGGATCTCCGTGGCGAGCATCCCGGCCGGTGCCACGGCTCCTCAGCGCATCGCGGTGGAGCTGGGCTACTAG
- a CDS encoding hypothetical protein (possible pseudo due to frameshift), whose amino-acid sequence MVGAPARAGFGAAVRTAVAEIPAARDPRVGSGQDWLWLLHDDSAPEPEALAELLLAVERAPSVTVAGTKQVAWDDRRELVDVGLSISRWAERLTLIDLDEHDQGQYDARSDVFAVNSAGMLVRRDVWDTLGGFDPALHGVGDDVDLCWRNRLAGHRVVVVPGAVVRHAGSRPHPFSTPHAVRAAEVYLRLKHAAPWNVPLLAVGAVLGGIARLLLGLLAKDPGHGTGQLLGSLAGVARPFPLWRSRRSAARSRRRPRSIVRPLVTSRREVWSHRKSVLDAFTSRGTSDPEGFPLAEEYVPSGNSDDDFAALAPPARPWAGTGVVVALVLLLTAALVGLHRFVGAAALAGGALIPVAGTPGGGLGQRDGLVDRPRYRIRRPRVAVRLRPVAALAPGVRLGEHGRRRHRVLRPAPGRAVRMDRRGRPHPVARAATVGRTVLGSGAGPAGSPRQRAPRRADRPRPAAPGPARDRPGGRMCPPGAPPAGRRHRSGHRRDA is encoded by the coding sequence GTGGTCGGGGCGCCCGCGCGTGCCGGTTTCGGGGCCGCCGTCCGCACCGCCGTCGCGGAGATCCCCGCCGCCCGGGACCCCCGGGTCGGTAGTGGCCAGGACTGGCTGTGGCTGCTCCACGACGATTCCGCGCCCGAGCCGGAGGCGCTCGCCGAACTGCTCCTCGCCGTCGAGCGTGCTCCGTCGGTCACCGTGGCGGGCACGAAGCAGGTCGCCTGGGACGACAGACGGGAACTCGTGGACGTCGGGCTCTCGATCAGCAGGTGGGCCGAGCGGCTGACCCTCATCGACCTCGACGAGCACGACCAGGGCCAGTACGACGCCCGGAGCGACGTGTTCGCCGTCAACTCCGCCGGAATGCTCGTGCGCCGCGACGTGTGGGACACCCTCGGCGGATTCGATCCCGCCCTCCACGGCGTGGGCGACGACGTCGACCTGTGCTGGCGGAACCGCCTGGCCGGACACCGCGTGGTGGTGGTCCCGGGCGCCGTCGTCCGCCACGCCGGATCGAGGCCGCATCCCTTCTCCACGCCGCATGCCGTGCGTGCCGCCGAGGTGTACCTGAGGCTCAAGCACGCCGCTCCGTGGAACGTACCCCTGCTCGCCGTCGGCGCAGTGCTGGGCGGAATCGCCCGCCTGCTCCTCGGACTCCTGGCGAAGGACCCCGGCCATGGCACCGGCCAGCTGCTCGGCAGCCTCGCCGGGGTGGCCCGGCCCTTCCCGTTGTGGCGCTCCCGTCGCTCCGCCGCGCGGAGCCGCCGGCGCCCGCGCTCGATCGTGCGGCCCCTCGTCACCTCCCGCCGCGAGGTCTGGTCCCACCGGAAGTCGGTGCTGGATGCCTTCACCTCGCGCGGCACCTCGGACCCGGAGGGATTCCCGCTGGCGGAGGAGTACGTGCCGTCCGGGAACAGCGACGACGACTTCGCAGCCCTCGCCCCGCCCGCACGCCCCTGGGCCGGCACCGGCGTCGTGGTCGCCCTGGTGCTGCTCCTCACCGCAGCCCTCGTCGGGCTGCACCGCTTCGTCGGGGCAGCGGCGCTGGCAGGCGGCGCACTGATACCGGTGGCCGGTACGCCAGGGGGCGGTCTGGGACAGCGCGACGGCCTGGTGGACAGACCTCGGTACCGGATACGCCGCCCACGGGTCGCCGTTCGCCTACGTCCTGTGGCTGCTCTCGCTCCTGGGGTTCGGCTCGGCGAACACGGCCGTCGTCGTCACCGTGTTCTGCGCCCTGCCCCTGGCAGGGCTGTCCGCATGGATCGCCGCGGGCGCCCTCACCCGGTCGCGCGGGCTGCGACTGTGGGCCGCACTGTTCTGGGGAGCGGCGCCGGCCCTGCAGGTAGCCCTCGGCAGCGGGCGCCTCGGCGCGCTGATCGCCCACGTCCTGCTGCCCCTGGCCCTGCTCGGGATCGTCCGGGCGGTCGGATGTGCCCTCCCGGTGCGCCCCCTGCCGGACGGCGTCATCGCTCCGGGCACCGACGGGACGCGTAG
- a CDS encoding mannose-6-phosphate isomerase, class I encodes MYLLDNTLRPYAWGSERAIADLLGREPSGGPEAELWVGAHPDSPSQVVQPDGSRTGLHDLIADDPDRLLGEAVAARFDGRLPFLLKVLAAGSALSLQVHPSLEQAAAGYDAEEAAGVPRDAPHRNYRDRNHKPELIFALTPFDALCGFRPLPEAVGIFTFLASAVEPGSAAQDLLDTVAAELATGSGVALRTVFTLLLEAPQEVVAEVEAAVAGRATTGRPADAEPGGGIDGDIATIRELSAQYPGDPGVLVALLLNRVALRPGEALYLPAGNIHAYLGGLGIEVMASSDNVLRGGLTPKHVDAAELLATVVFEPLAPPSLSPEYTLLDQELYRPPFDEFQLQRIVLQDPAGGPGADDDRADSPLPAGASLTPAHVPVVQNGPVVVLAVSGPILLDTPNSTLAVPRGGSAFVAASEAPLVVRPGADAHGATGGPVLAFAVTVGGTPAR; translated from the coding sequence ATGTATCTCCTGGACAACACCCTCCGCCCGTATGCCTGGGGCTCGGAACGTGCCATCGCGGACCTGCTCGGCCGGGAACCGTCGGGCGGGCCCGAGGCCGAGCTCTGGGTGGGCGCCCACCCGGACTCGCCGTCGCAGGTGGTGCAGCCCGACGGCAGCCGGACCGGACTCCACGACCTCATCGCCGACGACCCGGACAGGCTCCTGGGCGAGGCCGTGGCCGCACGCTTCGACGGGCGGCTGCCCTTCCTCCTCAAGGTGCTCGCGGCCGGCTCCGCGCTGTCCCTGCAGGTGCACCCGAGCCTGGAGCAGGCTGCTGCGGGGTACGACGCCGAGGAGGCCGCCGGCGTCCCGCGGGATGCTCCGCACCGCAACTACCGCGACCGGAACCACAAGCCGGAGCTGATCTTCGCGCTGACGCCCTTCGACGCGCTCTGCGGCTTCCGCCCCCTGCCGGAGGCGGTGGGGATCTTCACGTTCCTGGCCTCGGCCGTCGAACCCGGCTCGGCCGCGCAGGACCTGCTCGACACGGTGGCCGCGGAGCTCGCGACAGGCAGCGGCGTGGCACTGCGGACGGTCTTCACGCTGCTGCTCGAGGCACCGCAGGAGGTGGTGGCGGAGGTCGAGGCAGCGGTCGCCGGCCGGGCGACGACCGGGCGGCCGGCCGATGCCGAGCCGGGCGGCGGGATCGACGGCGACATCGCGACGATCCGTGAGCTCTCGGCCCAGTACCCCGGAGATCCGGGTGTGCTCGTGGCGCTGCTGCTCAACCGCGTGGCGCTCCGGCCCGGGGAAGCCCTCTACCTGCCGGCGGGGAACATCCACGCCTACCTCGGCGGACTGGGCATCGAGGTCATGGCGTCGTCGGACAACGTCCTCCGCGGAGGCCTCACGCCCAAGCACGTCGACGCCGCGGAGCTGCTGGCCACCGTGGTCTTCGAGCCCCTCGCCCCGCCGTCCCTGTCCCCCGAGTACACGCTGCTCGACCAGGAGCTGTACCGTCCGCCCTTCGACGAGTTCCAGCTCCAGCGGATCGTCCTGCAGGACCCCGCGGGCGGACCGGGCGCCGACGACGACCGCGCGGACAGCCCGCTGCCGGCAGGCGCGAGCCTCACTCCCGCGCATGTCCCGGTGGTCCAGAACGGGCCTGTCGTGGTCCTCGCGGTGAGCGGACCGATCCTGCTGGACACCCCGAACTCGACCCTGGCGGTGCCGCGCGGCGGCAGCGCCTTCGTCGCCGCATCGGAGGCACCGCTCGTCGTCCGTCCCGGGGCCGACGCCCACGGAGCCACCGGCGGCCCCGTCCTGGCCTTCGCCGTGACGGTCGGCGGGACGCCCGCCCGCTAG
- the ahcY gene encoding adenosylhomocysteinase codes for MTFDYKVADLSLAEAGRHQIRLAEHEMPGLMALRREYADAQPLAGARIAGSLHMTVQTAVLIETLTSLGAEVRWASCNIFSTQDEAAAAVVVGDGTVEEPAGFPVFAWKNETLEDYWWTATQILTWPRQAEGLGPNMILDDGGDATMLVHKGAEFEALGAVPANPQEGDADYSHEYTVFLDTLRSTIGSEPLKWTTIAAGIKGVTEETTTGVHRLYQLAAQGKLLFPAINVNDSVTKSKFDNKYGIRHSLPDGLNRATDVLIGGKVAVVCGYGDVGKGAAEALRGQGARVIVTEIDPICALQAAMDGYQVARLETVLAQGDIFITTTGNKDVIMARHMAGMKHQAIVGNIGHFDNEIDIAGLARIPGVEKIEIKPQVHEWIIPADEAAGVAEHSVIMLSEGRLLNLGNATGHPSFVMSNSFANQTIAQIELYTKFEQEDAEGNREYENEVYVLPKMLDEKVARLHLDALGVELTELTKNQAEYLDLDVAGPYKPEQYRY; via the coding sequence ATGACGTTCGACTACAAAGTTGCCGACCTCTCGCTCGCGGAGGCGGGGCGCCACCAGATCCGGCTCGCCGAGCACGAGATGCCAGGGCTCATGGCACTGCGCCGCGAGTACGCCGACGCGCAGCCCCTCGCCGGAGCCCGCATCGCCGGTTCGCTGCACATGACCGTCCAGACCGCCGTCCTCATCGAGACCCTGACATCCCTCGGGGCCGAGGTCCGCTGGGCGTCCTGCAACATCTTCTCCACCCAGGACGAGGCCGCGGCGGCCGTCGTCGTGGGCGACGGCACCGTCGAGGAGCCCGCAGGGTTCCCCGTCTTCGCCTGGAAGAACGAGACGCTCGAGGACTACTGGTGGACCGCCACCCAGATCCTGACGTGGCCGCGCCAGGCCGAGGGCCTGGGCCCCAACATGATCCTGGACGACGGCGGCGACGCCACCATGCTCGTGCACAAGGGAGCCGAGTTCGAGGCGCTCGGAGCGGTGCCGGCCAACCCGCAGGAGGGCGACGCCGACTACTCGCACGAGTACACGGTCTTTCTCGACACCCTCCGCTCCACGATCGGGTCCGAGCCGCTGAAGTGGACGACCATCGCCGCGGGGATCAAGGGCGTCACCGAGGAGACGACGACGGGCGTGCACCGCCTGTACCAGCTCGCCGCGCAGGGCAAGCTCCTGTTCCCTGCGATCAACGTCAACGACTCCGTCACGAAGTCGAAGTTCGACAACAAGTACGGCATCCGCCACTCCCTGCCCGACGGCCTGAACCGCGCCACGGACGTCCTGATCGGTGGCAAGGTGGCCGTCGTGTGCGGCTACGGCGACGTCGGCAAGGGCGCGGCCGAGGCACTCCGCGGCCAGGGCGCCCGCGTGATCGTCACCGAGATCGACCCGATCTGCGCCCTCCAGGCGGCCATGGACGGGTACCAGGTCGCCAGGCTCGAGACCGTCCTCGCCCAGGGTGACATCTTCATCACCACCACCGGCAACAAGGACGTCATCATGGCCCGCCACATGGCAGGCATGAAGCACCAGGCGATCGTCGGGAACATCGGCCACTTCGACAACGAGATCGACATCGCCGGGCTCGCGCGGATCCCCGGCGTCGAGAAGATCGAGATCAAGCCGCAGGTCCACGAGTGGATCATCCCCGCCGACGAGGCCGCGGGAGTCGCGGAGCACTCGGTCATCATGCTCTCCGAGGGCCGCCTGCTGAACCTCGGCAACGCGACCGGCCACCCGTCCTTCGTCATGAGCAACTCGTTCGCGAACCAGACCATCGCGCAGATCGAGCTCTACACGAAGTTCGAGCAGGAGGACGCGGAGGGCAACCGCGAGTACGAGAACGAGGTCTACGTGCTGCCGAAGATGCTCGACGAGAAGGTGGCGCGCCTGCACCTGGACGCCCTCGGCGTGGAGCTCACGGAACTCACCAAGAACCAGGCGGAGTACCTCGACCTCGACGTCGCCGGCCCGTACAAGCCCGAGCAGTACCGCTACTGA
- the purK gene encoding N5-carboxyaminoimidazole ribonucleotide synthase encodes MELGFELHVLAEGPDVSAVPAVAHAQVGDYRDPQVLRAFAAGVDVVTFDHEHVPGELLEELAAEGVTLHPAPAALRHAQDKLVMRRAVEDLGLPNPRWRAVRDPAGVEDFAAGTGWPVVLKTPRGGYDGKGVLVLRDAAALASADTWFTGGELLVEQFVPFSRELSVLVARRPSGEAAAWPVVESIQVDSVCDEVIAPAPDLSDDLADAVTAAALRLAESLGVTGVMAVELFETPGAGAGYLVNELAMRPHNSGHWTMDGAITGQFEQHLRAVLDLPLGATDPVSRSTVMKNVLGGSNTDIYGAYRSALSSGPSAKVHVYGKDVRPGRKIGHVNALAAPEELLADVRARASRVAAILRNGTDQPPADQESPKGLQ; translated from the coding sequence GTGGAACTCGGATTCGAGCTCCACGTCCTGGCGGAGGGACCCGACGTCTCCGCGGTGCCCGCCGTGGCCCATGCCCAGGTGGGTGACTACCGCGACCCGCAGGTGCTGCGTGCCTTCGCCGCGGGTGTGGACGTCGTCACGTTCGACCACGAGCACGTTCCGGGCGAGCTCCTCGAGGAGTTGGCCGCCGAGGGCGTGACCCTCCATCCCGCACCGGCGGCGCTCCGCCACGCCCAGGACAAGCTGGTGATGCGGCGGGCCGTCGAGGACCTGGGCCTGCCCAATCCCCGTTGGCGGGCGGTCCGGGACCCGGCCGGGGTCGAGGACTTCGCGGCCGGGACGGGCTGGCCCGTGGTGCTCAAGACCCCGCGCGGCGGGTACGACGGCAAGGGCGTGCTGGTCCTGCGTGACGCGGCTGCCCTTGCGTCCGCGGACACCTGGTTCACGGGCGGGGAGCTGCTGGTGGAGCAGTTCGTGCCGTTCAGCCGGGAGCTCTCGGTGCTGGTGGCCCGGCGCCCGTCCGGGGAAGCCGCTGCCTGGCCGGTCGTGGAGTCCATCCAGGTGGACAGTGTGTGCGACGAGGTGATCGCGCCGGCGCCGGACCTGTCCGACGATCTCGCCGACGCCGTCACCGCGGCCGCCCTGCGTCTCGCCGAGTCGCTGGGCGTGACCGGCGTGATGGCCGTGGAGCTGTTCGAGACCCCCGGAGCCGGAGCAGGTTACCTGGTGAACGAACTCGCGATGCGCCCGCACAACTCGGGGCACTGGACCATGGACGGGGCCATCACCGGCCAGTTCGAGCAGCACCTGCGCGCCGTGCTCGACCTCCCCCTCGGTGCCACCGACCCCGTGAGCCGTTCCACCGTCATGAAGAACGTCCTCGGGGGTTCGAACACCGACATCTACGGCGCCTACCGGTCGGCGCTGTCCTCAGGCCCATCGGCTAAGGTGCACGTCTACGGCAAGGACGTGCGTCCGGGCCGCAAGATCGGCCACGTGAACGCGCTGGCGGCTCCGGAGGAGCTCCTCGCCGACGTCCGCGCCCGGGCCTCGAGGGTTGCCGCGATACTCAGGAACGGCACCGACCAGCCCCCCGCCGACCAGGAATCACCGAAGGGATTGCAGTGA
- the purE gene encoding N5-carboxyaminoimidazole ribonucleotide mutase, with amino-acid sequence MTNAQVGLVMGSDSDWPVMEAAAAALAEFSIPYEADVVSAHRMPAAMIDYGRTAHERGLRVIIAGAGGAAHLPGMLASVTPLPVIGVPVPLRYLDGMDSLLSIVQMPAGVPVATVSIGGARNAGLLAVRMLAAGTDPQAEELRRQLVEFADALRETAENKGAALRSRIAASTAGGA; translated from the coding sequence GTGACGAACGCCCAGGTAGGCCTTGTGATGGGCTCGGACTCGGACTGGCCGGTCATGGAGGCCGCCGCCGCGGCCCTGGCCGAGTTCTCCATCCCCTACGAAGCCGACGTCGTGTCCGCCCACCGCATGCCCGCGGCCATGATCGACTACGGCCGGACCGCGCACGAGCGTGGCCTGCGGGTCATCATCGCCGGTGCGGGTGGCGCGGCCCACCTCCCCGGGATGCTCGCATCGGTCACACCCCTGCCCGTGATCGGGGTCCCGGTGCCCCTGCGCTACCTCGACGGCATGGACTCCCTGCTGTCGATCGTGCAGATGCCCGCGGGCGTCCCGGTCGCGACCGTGTCCATCGGCGGCGCCCGGAACGCGGGCCTCCTCGCGGTCCGCATGCTCGCGGCGGGCACCGACCCGCAGGCGGAGGAACTGCGCCGGCAGCTCGTGGAGTTCGCGGATGCGCTCCGGGAGACGGCCGAGAACAAGGGCGCCGCCCTCCGGTCCCGGATCGCGGCATCGACGGCGGGCGGCGCATGA
- the lppS gene encoding transpeptidase, with amino-acid sequence MGIATASPWNDPAAGATAAPSSSSPAAVPGPEATSSAAPRPTAPAAPDGDYTVGVTPTDQAYAVNPATVAAVSVEGATLDAVELVPREGGTPIAGTLSADGTRWTATERLAFDTEYEFSYTVLDAAGHAQRSTSTFATVEPANEADATMFPLDGSTVGTGQPLEFTFSEPVTNRDAVEKAVTVTSTSNQPGAFYWLSDTKVRYRPEEFWAPNSTITIELNLFGVDFGNGMIGNADRTLTMKTHNTRLAVVDNDTKMMNVYLDGKLDRTFPITLGTDDWPSTEGYMVVMEHYESTQFRAESIGLEPGDPAYYPPTVVNHASRLSNGGAFVHEALPAAQVALGSFNVSHGCIGMSPEGAEYFYNTFGPGDVVQILNTGYGPMYVWDGFGDWNVPWDEWTGQP; translated from the coding sequence GTGGGCATCGCCACGGCGTCCCCGTGGAACGATCCCGCAGCCGGAGCCACCGCGGCCCCGTCCTCCTCGTCCCCGGCGGCAGTCCCGGGCCCTGAGGCGACATCGTCCGCCGCCCCGCGGCCGACGGCGCCCGCCGCCCCGGACGGCGACTACACGGTGGGCGTCACCCCCACCGATCAGGCCTATGCGGTCAACCCCGCGACCGTCGCGGCCGTGAGCGTCGAGGGTGCGACGCTCGACGCCGTCGAGCTGGTGCCCCGGGAGGGCGGCACACCGATCGCCGGAACCCTGTCCGCCGACGGCACGCGGTGGACCGCCACCGAACGGCTCGCCTTCGACACGGAGTACGAGTTCTCCTACACCGTGCTCGACGCGGCGGGACACGCACAGCGGTCGACGTCGACGTTCGCCACCGTCGAGCCCGCCAACGAGGCCGACGCCACGATGTTCCCGCTCGACGGCAGCACCGTCGGCACGGGCCAGCCCCTCGAGTTCACCTTCAGCGAGCCCGTGACCAACCGGGACGCGGTGGAGAAGGCCGTCACCGTCACCAGCACGAGCAACCAGCCCGGAGCGTTCTACTGGTTGTCGGACACCAAGGTCCGCTACCGTCCCGAGGAGTTCTGGGCGCCCAACAGCACCATCACCATCGAGCTGAACCTCTTCGGCGTCGACTTCGGCAACGGCATGATCGGAAACGCCGACAGGACCTTGACGATGAAGACGCACAACACGCGCCTCGCCGTCGTCGACAACGACACCAAGATGATGAACGTCTACCTCGACGGCAAGCTCGACCGCACGTTCCCCATCACGCTCGGCACCGACGACTGGCCCTCCACCGAGGGCTACATGGTGGTCATGGAGCATTACGAGTCCACCCAGTTCCGGGCGGAGTCCATCGGCCTGGAGCCCGGCGACCCCGCCTACTACCCGCCGACGGTCGTGAACCACGCGAGCAGGCTGAGCAACGGCGGTGCCTTCGTCCACGAGGCGCTGCCGGCGGCCCAGGTGGCGCTGGGGAGTTTCAACGTCTCGCACGGCTGCATCGGCATGTCGCCCGAGGGTGCGGAGTACTTCTACAACACGTTCGGGCCGGGCGACGTGGTGCAGATCCTGAACACCGGTTACGGCCCCATGTACGTCTGGGACGGCTTCGGCGACTGGAACGTGCCCTGGGACGAGTGGACCGGCCAGCCGTAG